ATTGTCACCAAGCCCGATAAAAGAAAATCCTATTTTGGCAAGCTCTCCGGGGGAGTAGGTCCCGACCAGAAATATGCCATAAATACCCAGGTGACCAAAATGAATCCCAAACGTCAGTATGCTATCAACATAAATACCAACAACGTCAACCAGCCCAATGGTTTTGCACCCCGCGGCAACACCAGAGGGCGTACCGGGCAGGGCGTAACGACACGCTTCAACACTGGCTTCAACTATTTGGATCGTTTTTTCAATGACCGAATGGACTTCAATGCAAATTATACCTACAACTATACGGACAATACTATCCTCAGCCAAAGTAAAACAGAATATACGGCAGGCAATCGGGCCAACCAAATCAACAATCAGGATCAATTAAACAGCACATACAGCAACAATCATGCGTTAGCAATCCGCGCAAACTGGAAGATAGATTCGATTCAAAAACTGGACTTTCAGCCTAATTTTTCCTATCAGCGTAACGATAGAAACAGCAGCTCTAAAGGAAATACATTATTAAATCTTGCCGAGATGCTTAATAGTTCAGATCGTAGGAACAACAGTTTCGGGGAAAATTTCAACTGGGGCGGAGACCTCACTTACATGCGGAGACTCAACAAACCTGGTCGAACGATCAGTTTTAATATCAGTGGTTCATTTAGCAGCAACAAGAGTCATGCAACAAATTTTGCACTAAACTCGTATTATAAAGATGGATTATTTAATCGAGTCGACACCGTCAACAACAGGAATTACTCGAATGGTGACACTAATGGTCTTCGCTCAAAGATAGCTTACACCGAGATGCTCGGTACATATTCCCGGTTGCAAGGGAATTATACGTTTCGGAATACGGCACGCTATTCGGACCGCAAGACTTATGAATTTCTGGCCGAAACAGGCCAGCTAGGTGAATTAAAAAACCGTCTTTCCAATGAATTCCGGAATGATTTTGTTTACCATAGCGGTGGGGTTTCTTACTTATTTAACAAAAAGGATAGCGTGAGATTTCAGATTGGTTTAGATTATCAGACGGCATCACAGGTCAATGACAAATTGTTTCCGAATATACTGACCACAAAAAGCCGTTTCAATAGCCTACTACCTAACCTCAACTTCCAATATAATTTCAATAAAGATACTCGGGTCGAACTTCGGTATAATGCAAAGACAAATACCCCTTCCATAGAGCAATTGCAAGATTTTATAGACAATCAAAATCCACTGCGCATTAGCTCCGGAAATCCAGATCTTAAGCAAGAATATGATCACAACCTTGTGGTACAGTTTAGATCAATCAATAAAGCCTCGGGCAGAAGTTTCACTTCTGACTTTACAGCAGATTTTATTGAACATAAAATCTCTAATACCATTTTTACCACAGATTCAGCATTCGCGATCACTGAGGACATCGTCCTCGGCCCAGGGGGGCAATATATAAGGCCCGAAAATTTCAATGGTGTTTATAACCTCAAATGGCAAAATAGCCTTGGATACCGTTCTGAACTGTTGAAACTTAACTTCAACCTAAACAATAACCTCTATTTCAACCAGAATTACACTTTATTGAATCTCGAAAAGGTCAATGCGCAAACGTACGGTTTA
The Sphingobacterium multivorum genome window above contains:
- a CDS encoding outer membrane beta-barrel protein gives rise to the protein MKIKLWTILLFFICLSLLGKTAYAQQYITGKLLDHTTSQPIKGASITIIAVKDSSKVQVPTDILGRFSSSSLPNGDYLVSTQPMGYSMDLRRVKLMGQTIDLTFKLTNAEIVLDEINISSSSIQVKGDTLEFDTKKYVTQDFADADELVKQIPGVEIDEDGNVKAQGEPVNKIIIDGREFFSTDPKVALKNLPADVIAKIQIIDDKTEQAKFSGFDDGKRMKVINIVTKPDKRKSYFGKLSGGVGPDQKYAINTQVTKMNPKRQYAININTNNVNQPNGFAPRGNTRGRTGQGVTTRFNTGFNYLDRFFNDRMDFNANYTYNYTDNTILSQSKTEYTAGNRANQINNQDQLNSTYSNNHALAIRANWKIDSIQKLDFQPNFSYQRNDRNSSSKGNTLLNLAEMLNSSDRRNNSFGENFNWGGDLTYMRRLNKPGRTISFNISGSFSSNKSHATNFALNSYYKDGLFNRVDTVNNRNYSNGDTNGLRSKIAYTEMLGTYSRLQGNYTFRNTARYSDRKTYEFLAETGQLGELKNRLSNEFRNDFVYHSGGVSYLFNKKDSVRFQIGLDYQTASQVNDKLFPNILTTKSRFNSLLPNLNFQYNFNKDTRVELRYNAKTNTPSIEQLQDFIDNQNPLRISSGNPDLKQEYDHNLVVQFRSINKASGRSFTSDFTADFIEHKISNTIFTTDSAFAITEDIVLGPGGQYIRPENFNGVYNLKWQNSLGYRSELLKLNFNLNNNLYFNQNYTLLNLEKVNAQTYGLSQRIGVNTAFSKDVIIGLDYNGNIAFSKNSASEKSNYSVYKHTLGNSIALTLLKTWTLNSTFNYLYNGSILNSPSTTSLLWNVSIGKKLFKRRNAEINLTVFDLFNDNKNINQQVNDLWVRVSQSNAITRYAILSFTYHIRGLGGKGEIKTRR